The Suricata suricatta isolate VVHF042 chromosome 4, meerkat_22Aug2017_6uvM2_HiC, whole genome shotgun sequence genome includes a region encoding these proteins:
- the LOC115290609 gene encoding glycine cleavage system H protein, mitochondrial-like, which yields MALGAVQNLELRPWEMRAGTNQKPCAGSALLSRRKSTDKHEWATTENGAGTGGTSRFAQEALGDVVYCSLPEVGTKLNRRDEFGTLESVEGASELYSPPSGEVTEINEALAESPGLVNKSCYEDGWLSKMTLSNPAELGELRSGGA from the coding sequence ATGGCACTAGGAGCAGTGCAGAATTTGGAGCTTCGGCCCTGGGAGATGAGGGCTGGTACCAACCAGAAGCCGTGTGCAGGCTCCGCCCTGCTCTCCAGGCGTAAATCCACAGACAAACACGAATGGGCCACAACagaaaatggtgctggaacaggGGGAACCAGCCGTTTTGCACAGGAAGCCCTGGGAGATGTGGTTTACTGTAGTCTGCCTGAAGTTGGGACTAAATTAAACAGACGAGATGAGTTTGGTACTTTGGAAAGTGTGGAAGGTGCTAGCGAGCTCTATTCTCCTCCGTCAGGAGAAGTGACTGAAATTAATGAAGCTCTTGCAGAAAGTCCAGGACTTGTCAACAAATCTTGTTATGAAGATGGTTGGCTCAGCAAGATGACACTCAGTAATCCTGCAGAACTGGGTGAATTGAGGAGCGGGGGAGCATAG